The Cucurbita pepo subsp. pepo cultivar mu-cu-16 chromosome LG18, ASM280686v2, whole genome shotgun sequence nucleotide sequence CTTGTTGGAGCTTGTTCTTTTATATGGCCGGTAAGACATCAATCACATTTTTAGTACCTTTAGATTCAGTATAAGACTTCTTTGGAATTCCTATCAAAATTATGATCTTTTACATTAAACAATCAGCTTCAGAGTTGTAGGCGATTCTTTGGTGGGTTGCATTCTGTGTCAGAGTCTAGATGTCTACCGAGAAAAAATGTATCACTCAAGTTTAAACCATACCATCTCCTCTATGCTTGATGTGAAAAATCAAGCCACATTCATctgttttatcatttttctagTGAAGTAAAATTCCATCATGTGCAGGGCTCGCATCCATCCCGAACAAATTTTAGCGTTACTGGGAGTCCGTCGTGTTTACCTCCGGCCGGGCAATCTGGGCTTCCTCCAAACCTGCCCACACTATCTGTATCTGGAACCAACTACATTGCATCCTCACATTCTCCTGCAGCATCTGGGGGCACTTCAGTTCTCAGAGATGCTCGGCAGCCTAGCCCTTGGAATTAGAGGTCGTCTCTGTAATTCACATTGATGAGTTCGTTTTGATTCTCGACTTCCTGGTTCGGCAGAGCAAAGTGAGTTCTAAGACTAGTTTCATGATGTATAGTCATTCTCCTGTGAAAATTAGGTTTGATGATCTACCCAGCTGCAAGTTTGCATTTGGGATAACTCATAACATCGTCCCGCCgatgtttttgtatttttatcaAGTATATCACTCGCAAAACTGTAAGGATGCTTCACTCCTTCGCTTTTGACTTCTTGAACCTATTCTATTGGTAAGGCCCAAACTCACTTAGATGACGTTGCAAGGATCTAACCGAAGATTACTCCAATAGATCAACCTAACCTAGCTCAACCTACTTAAACAACCTAAAGGCTTGGCTCGGTCTGAAGTAAGAAGAAAGTAAGATAAAAGAGTTGACATTGTATATCCGAAAAATTTCAATGGGATTGGATGACCTTAGCCTCAAACATAAGTTGTTCATGCTCAGTTTTACACTTCGTGGTGTTCTTTTGGAGTAATACTTTTAACTGATTACGACTGTAtgaaaacttttcttttagaattCCTTCGTAATATCATCCTTTCCTCTGCCACCACATTCACAATCATGACCGCAACCATGCCCACGACCTTTACTTTCCTTGTTGTGANAAAACTAAAATAGAACAATAAATTCAGTGGTCAATTTCGATAAGGGACTGTGTGTGCAGAAGCAGTTAAGTTAGATTGACCATCAACAGCCCCATATCTCACCCACACGACTACCCACCACCCTCTGCATTCCCAAGCTCTCAATCTCACAAATCCATGGCTTCTCACGAAACTTCCTCATCCATCGACCCCAACCGTAGAAACCAtcccgccgccgccgcctccgtCGTCACTCTCGCCGCTGTCTCTCCCAACCCAACATCACCAAAACTAGATCCCATAACCCCTTTGTCGGACTCAGACAAGTTGTCAAAATCACATCCACCTTCCCCCAAAATGGTCGGCCCCAGAACAGTGCAAATGGTAGCCAAAAAACCCAACGAAGCCCCTCAGGAACACTCTACCACAGAGAAATTCAACGACTCTGAAGAGAAATTCGAACGCATGATCAACTGTATCACAGCCAAAGAAAGGGAAATGAAGCAGCTCCTAAAGGAACACGAACATCTCACTCGCAGgctctctgtttctctttcttcatcacggagtggaagaagaagaagatcaatctGTGGCTCACAGATTGAATTAGCAGACGTGTTTGCTAACAACGGTGTCAAAGTGGTTTCAGCCGATATGCCGCCGTTTATGCAGATCCACGCCGTAGATTGCGCTAGAAAAGCCCACGATAGTATGGAAAAGTTCACTTCCAAATCCCTTGCATTGACTCTCAAGAAGGTACACACGAATCGATTACCCAACttctttttagaaaaaagGTCATTTTGTTCAGAATGTTGATTTGGGTTGGCTGAATTTGGCAGGAATTCGATGGGGTTTACGGGCCGGCATGGCATTGTATTGTGGGGAAGAGTTTTGGGTCATTTGTGACACACTCAGTGGGTGGATTTCTGTACTTCTCCATGGCTCAAAAGCTTTACATTCTGCTCTTCAAAACCACTGTACAAAGAGCCAATTAGAAACACTCAATCGCTGATCATGTTTAGGCAGAGCAACAACTctgttcttttcttgtttcaacTCTGTTTAGTTATGATTTCGCCATTGATGTTCATAATCGAATTGAAGGTGATGGGTATGGCGATAATGGTGAATGGTGTGGAGTGGTAGCTGCAGTAAATGCAGATTGAGATTTGAGTATTGAGATACATTTACAGACGATAATGATTGCAGAGTCGAAGGCCCACATCATTCATTTTCTGGGTTTGGATTTATACTCTGTTCTTCAATGTTCGGACGTAAGGATGTGCAGATGAtaagatttctttttcctttttctggGGATATTTGTTCAATCCTTATTTACCACCATGTAATGGCTCCGATATTTATACGGACTCATAACGAGTGTCGaatctaaatttcaaattctaataGGTATATGGAGCATGAGACAGCGTTGGTAacttttttattgaaaaatgaagtaaaaaataaaggaaaagttgATTGGAAGTGGTAGGTAAGGTGAGTTATAGAAGATTCCAAATTAATGGTTAATGATAGAGTGAGAGAGAATGGCAGGGTGGGGCTGTGGGAATAGTTAACTTAAAAGAGTTATCTTTTCTGATAGCTCCTATTCATAGGGCTAACCTATGTTATCCCCACTGCCCATTCAAGGACTCTGACTGACTCATCATCAACCCCCACTCCCCACACCCTAACCCACCCATGGTTATCTAGTAACCTAAGCCTGGAATTGGGTTGGGCCTGTGGGAGTTTCAAAGTCCATTTGGGCCGAACTATGGGCTTGGGTCAGGCCCAAAACAAACTGGGGAATCAATAAGATTAGGGTGACAAGTGGCAAAGCAGACAACACAGGGTGGATGTGGAAGGATGAGCGATGAATCAAAAGCTTGCATTTTTTTATAGCATCAAATTGGAAGTATCTATATGGAAGGCAAGTGCTAAACCAACTTTCtgaatttggtttaaattttgaagtattttatCATCTTATTTGGAAATGACAATGATTTTTGCTTTATTTGGCAACTTTAcctaaaattcaatttatacACTTTTTAATAAGCCTACCAAATACTTCAATTTCAAAGTTGATTGAGACACGTGCCAATTAATTATTGATACATCACAGGAAAATATTTCTTGAATAAACTTTATTCAGTAACTTCTTCAACCTAacaatttaaaacatgtttggaagggattatgaaattattagaGTTTTCTACCGGAATACTTGTTTGTTGCTTCTAAGAGTCAAAGCTACTATAACCAACCCGACTTATTTTAACATGATTCTTCCTAAAaagtcacccaacatagaatttcTCTAAGTAAGCATACTTAACTTTAGAGTTTCTAAGATTGAACTACCAAAAAGGGATGTATATCTTATCGAGTTAGGTAGTAACTTcgattcttttaagtttttctcaACAATACTGTTCTTAGGATCACTTTTTCCgagggagagaaaaaagaggaaTTGGTCACTTTGGAAGGAAATGAAGATGAGGAAGGGAAGTGGGGTAAGAAACCATGTAAGGAAAGCTTAAAAGATCCTTTATGGGTATCAATTACTTGGGTATGGCTCAATGTTCATTTATGTGCTAACCAAGTTAGGCCTTGACAGTGCCCTTCGGCCTTAACTTTGCTGCACAAtccaatttcattttctcaacTTCAAGAGCTACAGACATAGCGTTAGGCAATTGATAGATAGTTCTCAGAGAGTTGGGAGCTATCTCAACACATATGTAGGGAGGAAAAAAGCAAAGTCTCGTCCCTGCTAGTTTTCTTTAGTAAAATGTGAAAGCACTGAGATGAAAAGGGTGGTTTGGTTGTCTAATCGCTTTCGGCCTCATAAAGCTTCGATCTTTTCACTCATCCTTTGGGTCAAACATTACAGGTGAGAAAGAGAGTATAGTGGCGCCACCGCTGCCAAAAAGATccgcctctctctctctctctctctctctctctctctctctctctctctctctctcggaCCCCGTCTGAAAAGGCTACTTCTTTCCCGCCCTTCACTTCCCCGGCCCCCCCAAACTGCTTCATAAATAATCTCTCAGCTACCTACACTTCCACTCGAATTGGGTATCTCTATCTTCAATTACAGGCTAGAAATCTCCTCGATTTCTTATTGGGTGTCCCAAATTGACATCTGATTTGGATACCTTGCGAATGGATCTTCCACTTGTTAACGAATCATCCTTCTCCGCTGCGAATCCTTCTGCTTACAGCTTAGCCGCGATTTGGCCTTTCGGTGGGGAGCAGGGCGGGAACGCATTGGGTCTCCGAATGGCTAGTTTGAGTCAGAATCTTGGTGGGTTTCCCGAGAGCTCCACGAATCGCGACGGATCAATGGAGGAATCGACTGTGACGGAGCAGAGTGGCGGTGGGAGAAAGAGGAAGGATGTGAGCTCTGAGGATGAATCTTCGAGAATGGTTTCCACCAGTAGTGCTAATCAATTGGTTAGTTTTCATTTCcacttcttgtttttcttcctcaaatcCCTTTTGCTCTCAATTTAGCTACGTTGACCCAATTTTGTCCTCCTTGGACAAATCTGTACACTGTTAGTTCGGTCTTTCACTTTTGAAAGGTGccactctttttctttcttttttgaagggGAGGAGCTCCCAAGGAAGAGAAAACAGCTAATAATCTTTATAAACCATTCTTGTTGCCCCTCTCTGCCAAGATTACCAAGAAACTTGCCCAAATGATGTATGCAGATATTTAAAACTTGGACTGCTGATCATATATCTCGACACTGGCTACCTGCATTAAAGCACTTTTGTCTTTGAATTCTAATAACTTGGCCTATTACTGACTTATTAATCAAGATAGTAACAGTATCACCACTCCATTTCATACAGAGTAACTCAAATGGTAAACGGATGAAAGTGGTGGCATCCAGACATGAAGGTGGTGGTATAAAAGCTGAAGTAGAACCTAGCTCAGCAGATGGTAAGAAGCTGGCCGAGCAAAGCCGGAAACCCGAACCACCAAAAGATTACATCCATGTCAGAGCGAGAAGGGGCCAAGCTACTGATAGCCATAGTTTAGCAGAAAGAGTAATGTACTTTTCTAAGTTATTTGGAATTCAAATATCTCAGACAGTTCTTAGCATTCTGTCTAACAGCTTCAAGTTTCTGGTGGAGATTTGGAATGTTTATCTATCAATTTTGCCTGTTTGTCTTACTATACCCATTTGTGCAGGCAAGAAGAGAGAAGATCAGtgagagaatgaaaattttgcaGGACTTGGTTCCCGGTTGTAACAAGGTACTCTTTATCTGTTACGTTGTCTGCAAGTATCCTGCAGTTCTTTAAcagaagggggaaaaaaatgcTAAATCTAATTGATATAGAAGATGTAGAAGAGAAAGAGTAAATGTTACCGTCCAAATCTacggctagcagatattgtcttcttttgactttttaaaacgtgtctgctagagagaggtttcgacacccttataaaaaaataattagttcccctctccaaccgacgtgggatctcacagtaaaTTTACTTCTAAACATGAACGATAGTTGCAACATAGCCATAACCGTTGTATCCAATAAGCTTTCCTTCAAATCTTTTACATCCTTCGTTCTTTCTATATCTGTAAAGTCAGAGGGATAAGAGGAGGTGAAAGCAGCAAATTGGGAGCtaaagagaaggaaagaaatgaGAACTGCAGTAGATGAAGAAAGCCACCGAGAGGAATTAatatagaaaaaggaaaactagaGAGACGTTCCCATTGGAGTGttctaagaaaattaagaaaagaacaCCAGAACAAAGCTAATCTATCTATGAGTTTGGTTGCAGTCATTGAAAATCAAgttcatattataatttttctttattggtaTTTTCCTCCTGTTAGGTTATTGGAAAAGCACTTGTTCTTGATGAGATAATAAATTATGTCCAATCACTCCAACGTCAAGTCGAGGTACTTATTCTAATCATGGGTTCGTCCTTTCATTTCAGAACCTTTTCTCAATTTACTCTGACCTTTGAATATTTGGCTCAAATTTTTAGTTACTCTCCATGAAGCTTGAAGCTGTGAATTCCAGAATGAACTTAAGCTCAGCCATAGAAGTTTTTACCGCAAAAAATGTAAGTTTCATTTCATGTATCTAgagaaaaacaatacaaaatggAGTTCAATTAGTTGCCAATGGTGCAGTAAAcgaaggaagaaaaaacagaTTCTTATTTCCTAAACTCTCTCTTCTAACGTTTCAGATGGTTAATCAACCATATGATGCAGTTGGAATATTATATGGTTCACAAGCGGCAAGAGATTATACCCAAGCTGCGCAACCGGAATGGTTGCATATGCAGATCGGTGGAAGCTTTGAAAGAACATCTTAGACCTCAATAGGCATCTTATAATCCAAtgtcaaaattgattttgctTCCTCATTCAGTTCAGTAGATATAGATTTGTTtgatcatttggtatcaaataCTTGTACTATCGTCCCTTTGGGGACATCTGATATACTTGGAACGATCAAATACTTGAATTATCTGCAAAACTGAACCAACTTCCAATTTGTATCTTATTGACTGATAAATCTGTAGTGCAGTTGCACTGGAGTGAACATACTAAGCTTCCCTTTCTGctcttaattttgtttgctGCCATGAATAGATTTGATGAATCCAAGGCTCTACTCTCTCTattattttgacattttaCGGAACAACAGAAAGAAGGCAAGTATCATGAACAAATGaatcatataaatattaacGCATGACTACCTTCTAAACAGTAAATTAATTCACATTCAGGACTATGAATGAGATTATTGTGCATGGACATAACCAGGGACAGAAAAGtttcaatattcaatcaaATGGACAAACTGAGGACAGAACTAAGCAAACTTGGACTTTATGCTGTTGATAACACCATCATCGACTTGGAAGGTCTTGGTCAGAATTTCGAGAGGGATTGGAGGATTTGAAGCGAACAAAGTTCGAGAGACGATCACAGCCCCCGGCAACTGACTATTGAAAGCTGTGAGTAGAATGGCTTTGCTATGTCCAACATTATACTGGAAATGAACCAGTCCTCTGGGAATGATAAACATCTCCCCTTCAGTCAAAACCTTGTAATAGTACACATTACTTGTAGACACAAACCCAACAAGGACCTTCCCTTTAATAACGACAACGCTTTCAGAGGCACGAGGATGCGAATGAGGTGCGTTTATTCCTCCCCGAGCTAGGTCGACACGGTTCATGGATAGCCCAAGTGTATTGAGTCCAGGAAATGCAAGAACATTTCCTTGTGTGGCTCCAAAGCCAAAAGGATTATCCGTGTTGCCCTCTTTGCTCAGTCcatcaaagaagaaatcatCTGAAGTAACTTCAGAAACTGGCTTGCAAGGGAAGCCATTAAGGGATACAGTAGCATTTAAATCAGCAACACAGAAGTCCTGCAACGGATCGGGGTCGGCTGACAAAGAAGGATAAGGAAGAAGCAACAATATAATTAAGCAACCAAGCATGTTTACAGGTGAGCTTGTCAAGGCAAGCATGGTGGCCAAGCAGTTTAGTCTCAGAAAGATAGTTAGCTCAAGATTGCTAATGAAGGTGGTATAAGAGCGTTCATTACAGAGTCCTCTTAAATACTCATCCCGGATTGGTTGCCTTCTTCAAATCTCTTTTCTCAAGCAACTATCAACggaaaaattaatatgataatGAACATATAAATCTGTTGGGGAGCCTTCCAAAGCTGAccttacaaataataaaatcttaaaactaAGATTACAAAGCCttaatccaaaaaaatggTGAGGGTTAGTTGGGTTTGGACAAGGATAAAGCGACATAAAGCCAAgcttttcatatattttcttggagaaagaagaaaaaccttAAAGAAGTAGGTGGTGGGGTTGATTCAGTCTCATATTCAAGAACCTTGAAGCATTGACCTGGTTAGATCCCAACTTCTTTTTTACTTCTCATTgtccaattttctttcttcccctttttctaTTATAACAGCCCAACCACTCCTAACGAAAAGACAAGGTCACTAGCTGACATAAGTGATTACAAAGAAAGAGTTGGTTTTGTTATGCAATGGCATAGAAAGAAGTCCCCAGGACTCGatacaattaataaaattacatgTCATTCAGAGTAGTATCTCA carries:
- the LOC111780280 gene encoding transcription factor bHLH79-like, producing the protein MDLPLVNESSFSAANPSAYSLAAIWPFGGEQGGNALGLRMASLSQNLGGFPESSTNRDGSMEESTVTEQSGGGRKRKDVSSEDESSRMVSTSSANQLSNSNGKRMKVVASRHEGGGIKAEVEPSSADGKKLAEQSRKPEPPKDYIHVRARRGQATDSHSLAERARREKISERMKILQDLVPGCNKVIGKALVLDEIINYVQSLQRQVELLSMKLEAVNSRMNLSSAIEVFTAKNMVNQPYDAVGILYGSQAARDYTQAAQPEWLHMQIGGSFERTS
- the LOC111780281 gene encoding germin-like protein subfamily T member 2 isoform X1; amino-acid sequence: MLALTSSPVNMLGCLIILLLLPYPSLSADPDPLQDFCVADLNATVSLNGFPCKPVSEVTSDDFFFDGLSKEGNTDNPFGFGATQGNVLAFPGLNTLGLSMNRVDLARGGINAPHSHPRASESVVVIKGKVLVGFVSTSNVYYYKVLTEGEMFIIPRGLVHFQYNVGHSKAILLTAFNSQLPGAVIVSRTLFASNPPIPLEILTKTFQVDDGVINSIKSKFA
- the LOC111780277 gene encoding uncharacterized protein LOC111780277, with protein sequence MASHETSSSIDPNRRNHPAAAASVVTLAAVSPNPTSPKLDPITPLSDSDKLSKSHPPSPKMVGPRTVQMVAKKPNEAPQEHSTTEKFNDSEEKFERMINCITAKEREMKQLLKEHEHLTRRLSVSLSSSRSGRRRRSICGSQIELADVFANNGVKVVSADMPPFMQIHAVDCARKAHDSMEKFTSKSLALTLKKEFDGVYGPAWHCIVGKSFGSFVTHSVGGFLYFSMAQKLYILLFKTTVQRAN
- the LOC111780281 gene encoding germin-like protein subfamily T member 2 isoform X2 is translated as MIKSDPDPLQDFCVADLNATVSLNGFPCKPVSEVTSDDFFFDGLSKEGNTDNPFGFGATQGNVLAFPGLNTLGLSMNRVDLARGGINAPHSHPRASESVVVIKGKVLVGFVSTSNVYYYKVLTEGEMFIIPRGLVHFQYNVGHSKAILLTAFNSQLPGAVIVSRTLFASNPPIPLEILTKTFQVDDGVINSIKSKFA